A window of Ananas comosus cultivar F153 linkage group 4, ASM154086v1, whole genome shotgun sequence contains these coding sequences:
- the LOC109709459 gene encoding early nodulin-like protein 1 — translation MATHRGSAFVLAILLTLTIAAASQFKVGGSGQWTSPNPNSMSYNDWAERTRFQVGDTLLFSYPPDKDSVLLVDQNAYNSCDTSSFIDQFKDGSTAFTFARSGPFYFISGNKDNCKKDEKLIVMVMVGRNGRTSLIAPSPSPSLPPSTSTASSPPPKGQIEVSPSTSPPSPPPPSGASSQVVGFMSTLGAAIVASLFYVL, via the exons ATGGCGACGCATCGGGGCTCGGCCTTCGTCCTCGCCATTCTCCTAACATTGACTATTGCAGCCGCAAGTCAGTTTAAGGTTGGCGGCTCGGGCCAATGGACTAGTCCTAATCCTAATTCGATGTCGTACAATGACTGGGCCGAGAGAACCCGGTTCCAAGTTGGCGACACTCTAT TGTTCTCCTATCCTCCCGACAAGGACTCGGTGCTGCTAGTGGATCAGAATGCTTACAACAGCTGCGATACGTCATCGTTCATCGATCAGTTCAAGGACGGGAGCACGGCGTTCACGTTCGCGAGGTCAGGTCCCTTCTACTTCATCAGCGGAAACAAAGACAACTGCAAGAAGGACGAGAAGCTGATCGTCATGGTCATGGTGGGCCGAAACGGTAGAACGAGCTTAATAGCGCCTTCGCCCTCGCCTTCTCTTCCTCCATCAACTTCTACAGCTTCTTCGCCCCCGCCTAAGGGACAAATAGAGGTTTCACCATCAACTTcacctccctctccccctccacCTAGTGGGGCTTCTTCGCAAGTTGTGGGCTTCATGAGCACACTTGGAGCAGCTATTGTTGCATCTTTATTCTATGTCTTATga
- the LOC109708459 gene encoding uncharacterized protein LOC109708459, producing MANAWRRDKPSSLSSHKTLISLSSIFLILFFIFLFYPSTSNPSRIAPYKTLAHARGIRPYDCLASPQASPVFASLVEGVRYPFFFSLSDFGALPEKPHKNIVRMLKGKPFRRPDISATIQELLEGKERGRGAVVVDVGANVGMASFAAAAMGFRVVAFEPVLENLQRICDGVFLNRAGDRVTVYAAAASDRIGNITFHKLVGRLDNSAISATGAKLAFKSNEEIAIEVPTIPLDEVIPDSERVLLIKIDVQGWEYHVLRGASRLLSRRKAEAPYLIYEEDERLLQASNSSSQEIRTFLRSVGYSHCSKHGNDAHCTKD from the exons atggcGAACGCATGGCGAAGAGACAAACCCTCCTCCCTCTCTTcccacaaaaccctaatttccctctcctccatcttcctcatcctcttcttcatcttcctcttctacCCTTCCACCTCAAACCCTAGCCGCATCGCACCCTACAAAACCCTAGCCCACGCCCGTGGGATCCGGCCCTACGATTGCCTCGCCTCGCCGCAGGCGTCGCCCGTGTTCGCGAGCCTCGTGGAGGGCGTGCGAtaccctttcttcttctccctctccgaTTTCGGCGCCTTGCCGGAGAAGCCGCACAAGAACATCGTGCGGATGCTGAAGGGGAAGCCCTTCCGGCGCCCGGACATATCGGCGACGATCCAGGAGCTGTTGGAAGGGAAGGAGAGGGGCCGTGGTGCGGTGGTGGTGGACGTGGGCGCGAATGTGGGGATGGCGTCTTTCGCGGCTGCCGCTATGGGGTTCCGGGTGGTGGCGTTCGAGCCTGTGCTCGAGAACCTGCAGCGGATCTGCGACGGGGTCTTCCTGAACCGAGCCGGGGATCGGGTCACCGTGTATGCAGCAGCCGCCTCGGATCGGATTGGGAACATCACCTTCCATAAG TTAGTCGGCCGTCTCGACAACAGTGCCATCTCTGCGACCGGTGCGAAGCTTGCATTCAAGTCCAATGAAGAGATCGCGATTGAGGTCCCAACAATCCCTTTGGATGAAGTAATTCCTGATTCAGAACGGGTTTTACTGATCAAAATCGATGTTCAAGGTTGGGAATACCATGTACTACGAGGGGCCTCGCGGCTTCTATCCAGGAGAAAAGCTGAAGCCCCCTATCTAATATATGAGGAGGACGAGCGGCTTCTGCAGGCAAGCAACAGTAGCTCACAAGAAATAAGGACTTTCCTTCGAAGTGTTGGGTACAGCCATTGTTCAAAGCACGGTAACGATGCGCACTGCACAAAGGATTAG